One region of Carya illinoinensis cultivar Pawnee chromosome 8, C.illinoinensisPawnee_v1, whole genome shotgun sequence genomic DNA includes:
- the LOC122318295 gene encoding zinc finger CCCH domain-containing protein 44-like isoform X4: MERTHISQQQTSGHYRPCLQDGRVEQGGFDDSVPTADQMSVDQREAMRDMDDSQLVGAPEVGVVAKENVSVAEVEMLMMMKKKMEVNPVETMVAKRKRGRPPGGLTKTNKTAPPVRKKKDEEDVCFICFDGGSLVLCDRRGCPKAYHPACIKRDESFFKSRAKWNCGWHICSNCQKAAHYMCYTCTYSLCKGCIKDADYLSVRGNNGFCRMCMRTVMLIENFQGNTEVPQVDFDDKSSWEYLFKMYWIFLKGKLSLTLDELTQAKSPWKEAYAIAQKGESSGKLYDSIDDKVSSFNNSCAALQTNISRKRKAKELPIFNKDSATKEKSGSDQDPHLPEGTIWASKELLEFVAHMKNDYISRAGVVNDTARWVEADGNCDNQLPMESDERHKTCRKTDDRGSRANSDVFAAIDVHNINLIYLRRNLMEGLMDDVDKFHDKVVGSIVRIRIPGNDQKQETYRLVQVAGTNKVAKPYKLGQRNTDLMLEILNLDKKEVISIDEVSNQEFSEDECKHLRRSMKCGLIKWLTVGEIQAKAMTLQPVRVNDGLEAEIIGLNHLRDRASEKGHEKEFRECMERIQLLSSPEERQRRLLEIIEVHIDPKMDPSYESEDNVGELDEKKQGIMVHADDYVRTELSGYGRKESDPISTQRGDYVLNDTESREQKNLAKSCKQSRGAGMTSSSNKGGATWLHEMMNESSWKETEASGINNWDTPANPINTSGSLAIGCNSQAVLKSEISGVASEISPLALSTGADEFANNFETDKVWHYRDPNGIIQGPFFISQLHKRNTNGHFPPDLRIWRINETQDKSVLLTEASSGKFHEAKMVLNNSNLLSKDVGVATDNRDHNGDVGLSGSMNASQIDNKEEEGSWKPMQDDSSGNNEFLRSNGWVSSSCSWTTPADVSNSNEQKNGAFESGWDSSKGNSSCPDQPQACSSSLVPPAFSGKSFESVSCPVREVYGGECTSVQENGNCNSHSTADDQIKNEQGCENRSDSEGHSGQSSGQSWRPPPVNVSSNDWVSSSDFISLVKSLETTEQTQEIDFRDLPTPTIKQNNEDLEVQAAKNKQPASSGVPVQDAGPSRSTASSLVGGGAQISEVADGMGAYSPTPSKPSIGEWGSSLLSASSLIRTEIDHAATPSPISDQLAHSSPSHPTSNASSWPAIVTEPTEFCSLADESVTEPTEFCSLADESVSDLLAQVEAMESLDGLPSPTSIMKCREVLTQDSKHDSSSPLNAFSPGLDPGKSDALSSTGDLQAPSQSTVTDEPDGVRHADVLDPPKRSNRHSSTIVEVEGDAKRTDISVNQWGSRSEIQPPPPSTESWHISATDTTWRVGSESTANSWRLAQGSPNLGWGGSNQSNTNVGSGPVQMAAQNSIGVNFGASAGNPGFYRPRIGGDRFSGPRDRGFQSRDLGYGRGRGMWNRQPFYGGGNESSFRPPKSHRVCKYHESGYCKKGASCGFLHP, from the exons ATGGAACGAACGCATATATCGCAGCAACAAACTTCGGGTCACTACAGGCCTTGTCTTCAGGATGGAAGAGTGGAGCAGGGAGGCTTTGACGACTCAGTGCCGACCGCGGACCAAATGAGCGTCGACCAACGCGAGGCTATGAGGGATATGGATGATTCGCAGCTCGTCGGAGCTCCGGAGGTTGGTGTCGTGGCCAAAGAGAACGTGTCCGTGGCGGAGgtggagatgttgatgatgatgaagaaaaagatggaggTGAATCCGGTGGAGACTATGGTGGCGAAGAGAAAGCGGGGGCGACCGCCCGGGGGTCTGACTAAGACGAACAAAACCGCGCCGCCggtaaggaagaagaaggacgAAGAGGATGTGTGTTTCATATGCTTCGATGGTGGGAGCCTCGTGCTCTGTGATCGCCG GGGCTGCCCTAAAGCATATCATCCTGCCTGCATTAAGCGAGACGAGTCGTTCTTCAAATCAAGGGCTAAGTGGAATTGTG GTTGGCATATATGCAGCAATTGTCAGAAGGCTGCACATTATATGTGCTATACTTGTACATATTCTTTGTGCAAGGGTTGTATCAAAGATGCTGATTATCTGAGCGTAAGAGGAAATAATGGATTTTGTCGGATGTGCATGAGAACTGTGATGCTGATTGAGAATTTTCAAGGAAATACAGAAGTG CCTCAAGTAGATTTTGATGACAAAAGTAGTTGGGAGTATCTCTTCAAGATGTATTGGATATTTTTGAAGGGAAAACTATCTTTAACTTTGGATGAGCTCACTCAGGCTAAAAGTCCATGGAAGGAAGCTTATGCTATAGCTCAAAAGGGGGAATCTTCAGGCAAACTTTATGACAGCATTGATGACAAAGTTTCTAGTTTTAACAATTCTTGTGCAGCCCTGCAAACAAATATTTccagaaaaagaaaagctaaGGAGCTGCCTATTTTTAATAAGGACTCTGCAACTAAGGAGAAATCAGGTAGCGACCAAGATCCGCATCTGCCTGAAGGCACAATATGGGCGTCAAAGGAGCTCTTGGAATTTGTTGCACATATGAAAAACG ATTATATTTCAAGGGCAGGAGTTGTCAATGATACTGCTAGATGGGTGGAGGCTGATGGGAACTGTGATAACCAACTTCCAATGGAAAGTGACGAGAGGCATAAAACATGTAGAAAAACTGATGATAGGGGATCACGGGCTAATTCAGATGTTTTTGCAGCGATTGATGTTCACAACATTAACTTGATTTACTTACGCCGTAATTTGATGGAGGGTCTTATGGATGATGTCGACAAATTTCATGACAAAGTTGTTGGCTCAATTGTGCGAATAAGAATTCCCGGCAACGATCAAAAACAAGAAACATATAGGCTTGTTCAAGTTGCAG GTACAAACAAGGTTGCCAAACCATATAAACTTGGACAAAGAAATACTGATCTCATGCTCGAAATCTTGAATTTAGACAAGAAAGAAGTCATATCAATTGATGAAGTTTCAAATCAGGAGTTCTCTGAG GATGAATGCAAGCATTTACGCCGGAGTATGAAATGTGGGCTCATCAAATGGTTGACTGTG GGTGAGATCCAGGCAAAAGCAATGACACTTCAACCAGTGAGAGTAAATGAT GGGCTGGAAGCTGAGATAATAGGACTTAATCATCTACGTGATCGGGCAAGTGAAAAGGGACATGAGAAGGA ATTTAGAGAATGCATGGAGAGAATACAGCTTCTGAGCTCACCTGAGGAACGCCAGCGCAGACTGCTTGAGATCATTGAAGTACACATTGATCCTAAGATGGATCCAAGTTATGAGTCTGAGGACAACGTGGGAGAATTAGATGAGAAGAAACAA GGGATAATGGTGCATGCAGATGATTATGTGAGAACAGAACTTTCTGGATATGGAAGAAAGGAGAGTGATCCTATCTCAACTCAAAGAGGAGATTATGTCTTGAATGATACTGAAAGCAGGGAACAGAAAAATTTAGCCAAGTCTTGCAAACAAAGTAGAGGAGCTGGAATGACAAGCAGTTCCAATAAAGGTGGTGCTACTTGGCTTCATGAGATGATGAATGAATCTTCTTGGAAGGAAACAGAAGCATCTGGCATAAATAATTGGGATACACCAGCAAACCCGATCAATACTTCTGGTTCATTGGCCATTGGTTGTAACAGTCAAGCAGTGTTGAAATCTGAAATTTCTGGGGTTGCATCAGAAATTTCACCACTGGCTCTTTCTACAGGGGCAGACGAATTTGCTAACAATTTTGAGACTGACAAAGTTTGGCACTACCGTGACCCAAATGGAATAATTCAAGGACCATTTTTTATTTCACAACTGCACAAACGGAATACAAATGGGCACTTCCCTCCTGATCTCAGAATATGGAGGATAAATGAAACGCAAGATAAATCTGTACTTTTGACTGAAGCATCAAGTGGGAAATTCCATGAAGCAAAGATGGTGCTGAATAATAGTAATTTACTCTCCAAAGATGTTGGAGTTGCCACTGATAATAGGGATCATAATGGTGATGTTGGATTGAGCGGGAGTATGAATGCCTCTCAGATAGACAATAAAGAAGAGGAGGGAAGTTGGAAGCCAATGCAGGATGACTCAAGTGGTAATAATGAATTTTTGAGGAGCAATGGATGGGTCTCTAGTTCATGTAGTTGGACCACACCTGCTGATGTCTCCAATTCCAATGAACAAAAAAATGGTGCTTTTGAATCAGGCTGGGACTCATCTAAGGGTAATAGTTCTTGTCCTGACCAGCCCCAAGCGTGTAGTAGTTCACTAGTCCCACCTGCATTTTCTGGGAAGTCGTTTGAATCTGTATCATGTCCAGTGAGAGAAGTTTATGGAGGCGAATGTACTTCTGTTCAGGAGAATGGTAATTGCAATTCACACAGCACTGCTGACGATCAGATTAAAAATGAACAAGGTTGTGAGAACCGATCTGACAGTGAGGGCCATTCTGGTCAATCTTCAGGGCAGAGCTGGAGGCCTCCACCTGTAAATGTTTCATCAAACGACTGGGTTTCCAGTTCTGATTTTATTTCTCTAGTTAAGTCACTTGAAACAACAGAGCAAACTCAGGAAATTGATTTTCGAGATCTGCCGACTCCCACTATAAAGCAAAACAATGAAGACTTGGAAGTTCAGGCTGCCAAAAACAAACAACCTGCTTCTTCAGGTGTTCCTGTTCAGGATGCAGGCCCCAGCAGGAGCACTGCCTCTAGTTTAGTGGGTGGTGGGGCACAAATTTCTGAAGTAGCTGATGGAATGGGTGCTTATTCCCCAACTCCTTCCAAACCTTCCATTGGGGAATGGGGCTCCAGTCTTCTTTCTGCATCATCTCTGATACGAACTGAAATTGATCATGCTGCTACCCCGAGTCCAATCAGTGACCAACTGGCACATTCTTCCCCATCTCATCCAACATCTAATGCATCTAGTTGGCCGGCAATTGTTACTGAACCCACTGAGTTTTGCTCTTTGGCTGATGAATCTGTTACTGAACCCACTGAGTTTTGCTCTTTAGCTGATGAATCTGTTTCAGATCTGTTGGCTCAAGTTGAGGCAATGGAGTCTCTTGATGGCTTGCCTTCGCCTACTTCAATTATGAAATGTCGAGAGGTATTGACACAGGATTCGAAACATGATTCTAGCAGTCCTCTAAATGCGTTTAGCCCAGGACTTGATCCCGGGAAAAGTGATGCTTTAAGCTCCACAGGTGATTTACAAGCACCTTCCCAGTCCACGGTGACTGATGAACCAGATGGCGTACGTCACGCTGATGTTCTTGATCCTCCAAAGAGATCAAACAGGCATTCCTCCACAATTGTTGAAGTTGAAGGAGATGCAAAGCGCACTGATATTTCAGTCAACCAATGGGGATCTCGTTCTGAAATCCAACCTCCGCCGCCGTCTACTGAAAGTTGGCATATATCTGCTACGGATACGACTTGGAGAGTGGGATCAGAAAGTACAGCAAACAGTTGGCGACTGGCACAGGGAAGTCCAAACCTGGGCTGGGGAGGATCAAATCAAAGCAATACAAATGTGGGTTCGGGACCTGTTCAAATGGCAGCACAGAACAGTATAGGCGTGAATTTTGGTGCTTCTGCCGGGAATCCTGGTTTCTACAGACCAAGAATTGGGGGTGACAGATTCTCTGGACCTAGAGATAGGGGTTTTCAGAGCAGGGATTTAGGATATGGTAGGGGTAGGGGTATGTGGAACAGGCAGCCCTTCTATGGTGGTGGAAATGAAAGTTCTTTCAGGCCTCCCAAAAGTCATAGAGTTTGTAAATATCACGAAAGTGGCTATTGCAAAAAGGGAGCGTCGTGTGGTTTTTTGCACCCATGA
- the LOC122318295 gene encoding zinc finger CCCH domain-containing protein 44-like isoform X1, protein MERTHISQQQTSGHYRPCLQDGRVEQGGFDDSVPTADQMSVDQREAMRDMDDSQLVGAPEVGVVAKENVSVAEVEMLMMMKKKMEVNPVETMVAKRKRGRPPGGLTKTNKTAPPVRKKKDEEDVCFICFDGGSLVLCDRRGCPKAYHPACIKRDESFFKSRAKWNCGWHICSNCQKAAHYMCYTCTYSLCKGCIKDADYLSVRGNNGFCRMCMRTVMLIENFQGNTEVPQVDFDDKSSWEYLFKMYWIFLKGKLSLTLDELTQAKSPWKEAYAIAQKGESSGKLYDSIDDKVSSFNNSCAALQTNISRKRKAKELPIFNKDSATKEKSGSDQDPHLPEGTIWASKELLEFVAHMKNGDTSVLSQFDVQALLLEYIRKNNLRDSRRKCQIVCDLRLISLFGKTRVGHLEMLKLLESHFLIKKTSSADYISRAGVVNDTARWVEADGNCDNQLPMESDERHKTCRKTDDRGSRANSDVFAAIDVHNINLIYLRRNLMEGLMDDVDKFHDKVVGSIVRIRIPGNDQKQETYRLVQVAGTNKVAKPYKLGQRNTDLMLEILNLDKKEVISIDEVSNQEFSEDECKHLRRSMKCGLIKWLTVGEIQAKAMTLQPVRVNDGLEAEIIGLNHLRDRASEKGHEKEFRECMERIQLLSSPEERQRRLLEIIEVHIDPKMDPSYESEDNVGELDEKKQGIMVHADDYVRTELSGYGRKESDPISTQRGDYVLNDTESREQKNLAKSCKQSRGAGMTSSSNKGGATWLHEMMNESSWKETEASGINNWDTPANPINTSGSLAIGCNSQAVLKSEISGVASEISPLALSTGADEFANNFETDKVWHYRDPNGIIQGPFFISQLHKRNTNGHFPPDLRIWRINETQDKSVLLTEASSGKFHEAKMVLNNSNLLSKDVGVATDNRDHNGDVGLSGSMNASQIDNKEEEGSWKPMQDDSSGNNEFLRSNGWVSSSCSWTTPADVSNSNEQKNGAFESGWDSSKGNSSCPDQPQACSSSLVPPAFSGKSFESVSCPVREVYGGECTSVQENGNCNSHSTADDQIKNEQGCENRSDSEGHSGQSSGQSWRPPPVNVSSNDWVSSSDFISLVKSLETTEQTQEIDFRDLPTPTIKQNNEDLEVQAAKNKQPASSGVPVQDAGPSRSTASSLVGGGAQISEVADGMGAYSPTPSKPSIGEWGSSLLSASSLIRTEIDHAATPSPISDQLAHSSPSHPTSNASSWPAIVTEPTEFCSLADESVTEPTEFCSLADESVSDLLAQVEAMESLDGLPSPTSIMKCREVLTQDSKHDSSSPLNAFSPGLDPGKSDALSSTGDLQAPSQSTVTDEPDGVRHADVLDPPKRSNRHSSTIVEVEGDAKRTDISVNQWGSRSEIQPPPPSTESWHISATDTTWRVGSESTANSWRLAQGSPNLGWGGSNQSNTNVGSGPVQMAAQNSIGVNFGASAGNPGFYRPRIGGDRFSGPRDRGFQSRDLGYGRGRGMWNRQPFYGGGNESSFRPPKSHRVCKYHESGYCKKGASCGFLHP, encoded by the exons ATGGAACGAACGCATATATCGCAGCAACAAACTTCGGGTCACTACAGGCCTTGTCTTCAGGATGGAAGAGTGGAGCAGGGAGGCTTTGACGACTCAGTGCCGACCGCGGACCAAATGAGCGTCGACCAACGCGAGGCTATGAGGGATATGGATGATTCGCAGCTCGTCGGAGCTCCGGAGGTTGGTGTCGTGGCCAAAGAGAACGTGTCCGTGGCGGAGgtggagatgttgatgatgatgaagaaaaagatggaggTGAATCCGGTGGAGACTATGGTGGCGAAGAGAAAGCGGGGGCGACCGCCCGGGGGTCTGACTAAGACGAACAAAACCGCGCCGCCggtaaggaagaagaaggacgAAGAGGATGTGTGTTTCATATGCTTCGATGGTGGGAGCCTCGTGCTCTGTGATCGCCG GGGCTGCCCTAAAGCATATCATCCTGCCTGCATTAAGCGAGACGAGTCGTTCTTCAAATCAAGGGCTAAGTGGAATTGTG GTTGGCATATATGCAGCAATTGTCAGAAGGCTGCACATTATATGTGCTATACTTGTACATATTCTTTGTGCAAGGGTTGTATCAAAGATGCTGATTATCTGAGCGTAAGAGGAAATAATGGATTTTGTCGGATGTGCATGAGAACTGTGATGCTGATTGAGAATTTTCAAGGAAATACAGAAGTG CCTCAAGTAGATTTTGATGACAAAAGTAGTTGGGAGTATCTCTTCAAGATGTATTGGATATTTTTGAAGGGAAAACTATCTTTAACTTTGGATGAGCTCACTCAGGCTAAAAGTCCATGGAAGGAAGCTTATGCTATAGCTCAAAAGGGGGAATCTTCAGGCAAACTTTATGACAGCATTGATGACAAAGTTTCTAGTTTTAACAATTCTTGTGCAGCCCTGCAAACAAATATTTccagaaaaagaaaagctaaGGAGCTGCCTATTTTTAATAAGGACTCTGCAACTAAGGAGAAATCAGGTAGCGACCAAGATCCGCATCTGCCTGAAGGCACAATATGGGCGTCAAAGGAGCTCTTGGAATTTGTTGCACATATGAAAAACGGTGACACATCTGTGCTATCTCAGTTTGATGTCCAGGCTCTTTTGCTAGAATATATAAGGAAAAATAATCTCCGTGATTCTCGCCGGAAATGCCAAATAGTTTGTGATTTGAGGCTTATAAGTCTGTTTGGGAAAACACGTGTTGGTCACTTAGAAATGCTAAAGCTTCTTGAATCTCactttcttattaaaaaaacctCCTCAGCAGATTATATTTCAAGGGCAGGAGTTGTCAATGATACTGCTAGATGGGTGGAGGCTGATGGGAACTGTGATAACCAACTTCCAATGGAAAGTGACGAGAGGCATAAAACATGTAGAAAAACTGATGATAGGGGATCACGGGCTAATTCAGATGTTTTTGCAGCGATTGATGTTCACAACATTAACTTGATTTACTTACGCCGTAATTTGATGGAGGGTCTTATGGATGATGTCGACAAATTTCATGACAAAGTTGTTGGCTCAATTGTGCGAATAAGAATTCCCGGCAACGATCAAAAACAAGAAACATATAGGCTTGTTCAAGTTGCAG GTACAAACAAGGTTGCCAAACCATATAAACTTGGACAAAGAAATACTGATCTCATGCTCGAAATCTTGAATTTAGACAAGAAAGAAGTCATATCAATTGATGAAGTTTCAAATCAGGAGTTCTCTGAG GATGAATGCAAGCATTTACGCCGGAGTATGAAATGTGGGCTCATCAAATGGTTGACTGTG GGTGAGATCCAGGCAAAAGCAATGACACTTCAACCAGTGAGAGTAAATGAT GGGCTGGAAGCTGAGATAATAGGACTTAATCATCTACGTGATCGGGCAAGTGAAAAGGGACATGAGAAGGA ATTTAGAGAATGCATGGAGAGAATACAGCTTCTGAGCTCACCTGAGGAACGCCAGCGCAGACTGCTTGAGATCATTGAAGTACACATTGATCCTAAGATGGATCCAAGTTATGAGTCTGAGGACAACGTGGGAGAATTAGATGAGAAGAAACAA GGGATAATGGTGCATGCAGATGATTATGTGAGAACAGAACTTTCTGGATATGGAAGAAAGGAGAGTGATCCTATCTCAACTCAAAGAGGAGATTATGTCTTGAATGATACTGAAAGCAGGGAACAGAAAAATTTAGCCAAGTCTTGCAAACAAAGTAGAGGAGCTGGAATGACAAGCAGTTCCAATAAAGGTGGTGCTACTTGGCTTCATGAGATGATGAATGAATCTTCTTGGAAGGAAACAGAAGCATCTGGCATAAATAATTGGGATACACCAGCAAACCCGATCAATACTTCTGGTTCATTGGCCATTGGTTGTAACAGTCAAGCAGTGTTGAAATCTGAAATTTCTGGGGTTGCATCAGAAATTTCACCACTGGCTCTTTCTACAGGGGCAGACGAATTTGCTAACAATTTTGAGACTGACAAAGTTTGGCACTACCGTGACCCAAATGGAATAATTCAAGGACCATTTTTTATTTCACAACTGCACAAACGGAATACAAATGGGCACTTCCCTCCTGATCTCAGAATATGGAGGATAAATGAAACGCAAGATAAATCTGTACTTTTGACTGAAGCATCAAGTGGGAAATTCCATGAAGCAAAGATGGTGCTGAATAATAGTAATTTACTCTCCAAAGATGTTGGAGTTGCCACTGATAATAGGGATCATAATGGTGATGTTGGATTGAGCGGGAGTATGAATGCCTCTCAGATAGACAATAAAGAAGAGGAGGGAAGTTGGAAGCCAATGCAGGATGACTCAAGTGGTAATAATGAATTTTTGAGGAGCAATGGATGGGTCTCTAGTTCATGTAGTTGGACCACACCTGCTGATGTCTCCAATTCCAATGAACAAAAAAATGGTGCTTTTGAATCAGGCTGGGACTCATCTAAGGGTAATAGTTCTTGTCCTGACCAGCCCCAAGCGTGTAGTAGTTCACTAGTCCCACCTGCATTTTCTGGGAAGTCGTTTGAATCTGTATCATGTCCAGTGAGAGAAGTTTATGGAGGCGAATGTACTTCTGTTCAGGAGAATGGTAATTGCAATTCACACAGCACTGCTGACGATCAGATTAAAAATGAACAAGGTTGTGAGAACCGATCTGACAGTGAGGGCCATTCTGGTCAATCTTCAGGGCAGAGCTGGAGGCCTCCACCTGTAAATGTTTCATCAAACGACTGGGTTTCCAGTTCTGATTTTATTTCTCTAGTTAAGTCACTTGAAACAACAGAGCAAACTCAGGAAATTGATTTTCGAGATCTGCCGACTCCCACTATAAAGCAAAACAATGAAGACTTGGAAGTTCAGGCTGCCAAAAACAAACAACCTGCTTCTTCAGGTGTTCCTGTTCAGGATGCAGGCCCCAGCAGGAGCACTGCCTCTAGTTTAGTGGGTGGTGGGGCACAAATTTCTGAAGTAGCTGATGGAATGGGTGCTTATTCCCCAACTCCTTCCAAACCTTCCATTGGGGAATGGGGCTCCAGTCTTCTTTCTGCATCATCTCTGATACGAACTGAAATTGATCATGCTGCTACCCCGAGTCCAATCAGTGACCAACTGGCACATTCTTCCCCATCTCATCCAACATCTAATGCATCTAGTTGGCCGGCAATTGTTACTGAACCCACTGAGTTTTGCTCTTTGGCTGATGAATCTGTTACTGAACCCACTGAGTTTTGCTCTTTAGCTGATGAATCTGTTTCAGATCTGTTGGCTCAAGTTGAGGCAATGGAGTCTCTTGATGGCTTGCCTTCGCCTACTTCAATTATGAAATGTCGAGAGGTATTGACACAGGATTCGAAACATGATTCTAGCAGTCCTCTAAATGCGTTTAGCCCAGGACTTGATCCCGGGAAAAGTGATGCTTTAAGCTCCACAGGTGATTTACAAGCACCTTCCCAGTCCACGGTGACTGATGAACCAGATGGCGTACGTCACGCTGATGTTCTTGATCCTCCAAAGAGATCAAACAGGCATTCCTCCACAATTGTTGAAGTTGAAGGAGATGCAAAGCGCACTGATATTTCAGTCAACCAATGGGGATCTCGTTCTGAAATCCAACCTCCGCCGCCGTCTACTGAAAGTTGGCATATATCTGCTACGGATACGACTTGGAGAGTGGGATCAGAAAGTACAGCAAACAGTTGGCGACTGGCACAGGGAAGTCCAAACCTGGGCTGGGGAGGATCAAATCAAAGCAATACAAATGTGGGTTCGGGACCTGTTCAAATGGCAGCACAGAACAGTATAGGCGTGAATTTTGGTGCTTCTGCCGGGAATCCTGGTTTCTACAGACCAAGAATTGGGGGTGACAGATTCTCTGGACCTAGAGATAGGGGTTTTCAGAGCAGGGATTTAGGATATGGTAGGGGTAGGGGTATGTGGAACAGGCAGCCCTTCTATGGTGGTGGAAATGAAAGTTCTTTCAGGCCTCCCAAAAGTCATAGAGTTTGTAAATATCACGAAAGTGGCTATTGCAAAAAGGGAGCGTCGTGTGGTTTTTTGCACCCATGA